The genomic region GATTTGGTGGGACGTTACCTGGTCAAAGGCGGCGAAACAGTATGGGTGGACGGTCCACTTACCCGAGCAGTGCGCGTTGGTGCAATTTGTTACCTCGATGAGATTGTCGAGGCACGTAAAGACACCATGGTAGTTATTCATCCACTAGCCGACGATCGCCGTGTGCTCCCCATGGAAAAACTCGGACAATTGTTGGAGGCGAACGAAAGTTTCTGTCTTGCCGTATCCTACAACCCTGGTTACCAATCGGTACTCAAGGATCTCAAACAATCCACGCGGCAACGTTTCGTCGCGCTGGAATTCGATTACCCTAATGCCGAACTTGAGGCACGGATTGTCGGTAAGGAATCGGGCGTAGATGGCGCGACCGCCGATAAACTGGTGAAATTCGCCCACATGACCCGTAATCTCAAAGGCAATGGCCTCGAAGAAGGCGCATCGACTCGTCTCCTGGTTCATGCTTGCAAACTCATTGCCTCCGGCGTATCTCCGGTCTTTGCCTGTCAATCCGCTATTGCCCAAGCCGTTACTGACGATAGCGAAATGCTTAAAGCAATGCGTGAGCTTTCCAGTAGCCTGTTCTGAGTATTGCCCGTGGTAAAAACGCCGCTTTCTCTGGCCGAGATCACAACTAATCTCGAAACCTGGCTCGAGGTTGAATTCACCTTCTACAAAGTTGGAGAACTCGCACAGGTCTATGCACAATTTCCGAGGACCGAACAGGATTATCTCCTGGGCTGGATCCGCCGTATTGCGACGACCAATATCGAGGTGGCGTGGCGATTTGCAGGGCGGGTTCTGAAGGTGCGCGAGCGTATGGATGCCCGATTAGTCGAAGCCTGGGCGCTCCATGCGATGGATGCCTACGATCGGGCGGGATTACGGGCCGCGCTCAAGGTCATTAACGAGGTCGATCAATTCGCTCGATTGTCCCACGTAAAGGCGGTTG from Gammaproteobacteria bacterium harbors:
- the cbbQ gene encoding Protein CbbQ, with the translated sequence MNARILVPEKHFIEVEPYYEAVHQEVAIFEAAYRNQLPVLLKGPTGCGKTRFMEYMAWRLKRPLITVSCHDDLTASDLVGRYLVKGGETVWVDGPLTRAVRVGAICYLDEIVEARKDTMVVIHPLADDRRVLPMEKLGQLLEANESFCLAVSYNPGYQSVLKDLKQSTRQRFVALEFDYPNAELEARIVGKESGVDGATADKLVKFAHMTRNLKGNGLEEGASTRLLVHACKLIASGVSPVFACQSAIAQAVTDDSEMLKAMRELSSSLF